GATGAGGTCGTCCCCTATAGCAAGGAGCGCAAGCAGTTCGGCAAGCCCATCGGGGATTTCCAGCTGATGCAGGCCAAGATCGCCGATATGTATGTCGCGATGAACACCGCCAAGGCCTATGTCTATGAGGTCGCCAAGGCCTGCGACGCTGGCAAGGTGACGCGGCAGGATGCGGCGGGGGCGGTGCTTTACGCCTCGGAACAAGCCATGGTGCAGGCGCATCAGGCCGTGCAGGCGCTTGGCGGGGCAGGCTTCCTGAATGACAGCGTGGTCAGCCGGCTGTTCCGCGACGCCAAGCTGATGGAGATCGGGGCCGGGACCAGCGAAATCCGCCGGATGCTGATCGGGCGGGAACTCATGGCGGGGGCCTGATCCGAAACACCGCATCGAGGGAGGAGAGGCGGATGGGTTTCGACGATCTGAACGCGGTTTTCGTGAACTGCTCGCTGCAAAAGCGCAGCAGCGACAGCCACACGCAGATTCTGCTGGATGCCTGCGGCGGCCTGATGGCCGGGCAGGGCGTCTCGGTCGATCACATCCACCTGCTCGACCATGTGGTGCCGCCGGGGGTCTATCCCGATATGCGCGCGCATGGCTGGGACCGCGACGACTGGCCCGAGGTGATCTGGCCGCGCATTCGCGACGCCGATATTCTGGTGATCGGCACACCCTTGTGGCTGGGCGAGGAAAGCAGCGTCTGCCGCATTCTCATCGAACGGCTCTATGCCATGTCGGGGATGCTGAACGACAAGGGGCAGTCGGTGTTCTATGGCAAGGTGGGCGGCTGCGTCGTCACCGGCAATGAGGACGGCATCAAGCACGCCGCCATGACCATCGGTTTCGCGCTGAACCATCTGGGCTATACGATCCCGCCCCAGGCCGATTGCGGCTGGATCGGAGAGGCCGGGCCGGGGCCGAGCTTCGGCGACAAGGCCGAGGATGGCAGCCGGGCCGGGTTCGACAATGATTTCACGCGGCGCAACAGCACCATCATGAGCTGGAACCTGATGCATCTGGCGCAGCTGCTGAAGCCCGGCATCCCGTCGCGCGGCAACGACCGCAACGCCTTCAAGGCGGGCGAGCGTTTCGGCTTTGCCCTGCCGGGGGAGGCATGATGATGGCGGTGCCGGCAAACCCGCCCGCGCCGGTCGCAGCCCCGGCATCGGTGCTGAATCGGCAGTCCGTGCCGCGGATGGATCGTATTTTCGTCGAGCCATGTCTCGACGCTGCGGCGGATGCGCGACAAGGGCTTCGGCCAGGGCGCGCGGATCGGGGCGCGCGATGAAGCCTTTGCTGGACAGTCATGATTACGCGGCCATCCGGGCGCGTTTCCGTTGGGACTTCCCCGCGCGGCTGAACATGGGTGTGCAGATCACCGATGATTGGGCCAGGGCCGAGCCGGACAGGCTGGCGGTGATCGAATATGACGGCGCGGCCCGGCGCGATGTGACCTATGGCGCGCTCTCGGCGATGACCGACCGGCTGGCCCATGCGCTTGCCGCTGGCCCCGGGGCGAGGATCGGCATTCTGCGCACCCAGAGCGCCTGGACAGCAGCCGCACATGCGGCGGTCTGGAAATCCGGGGCGATCTCTGTCCCGCTCTTCAAGCTGTTCGGTCCCGAGGCGCTGCGGCTCCGCCTGGAAGATGCCGGGGTCGATACCGTCATCACCGATCCCGAGGGGCGCGAGATGCTGGCGCCGTTCGATCTTCGGGTCATCGTTCCGGAAGAGGACGAACTGCCCGAACCCGGCCCGTTCACCGCCGTCGAAACCGGGCCCGAGATGCCCGCCATCATCATCTACACCTCCGGCACCACCGGCGCGCCCAAAGGCGCCTTGCACGGTCACCGCGTGCTGACGGGCCATCTGCCCGG
This genomic window from Paracoccus sediminicola contains:
- a CDS encoding flavodoxin family protein; this encodes MGFDDLNAVFVNCSLQKRSSDSHTQILLDACGGLMAGQGVSVDHIHLLDHVVPPGVYPDMRAHGWDRDDWPEVIWPRIRDADILVIGTPLWLGEESSVCRILIERLYAMSGMLNDKGQSVFYGKVGGCVVTGNEDGIKHAAMTIGFALNHLGYTIPPQADCGWIGEAGPGPSFGDKAEDGSRAGFDNDFTRRNSTIMSWNLMHLAQLLKPGIPSRGNDRNAFKAGERFGFALPGEA